The following coding sequences lie in one Desulforegula conservatrix Mb1Pa genomic window:
- a CDS encoding alpha/beta fold hydrolase gives MNRFAFLTSTYALKKMYDFSKAKIIISDSDKIPSGPNIFVINHFTRIETLFLPFHLNKITSKPVWALADSSLFTGPLEGFLRQAGAVSTKSPDRDLLIIKSLLIDEADWIIFPEGKMVKDKKVFHEGEYVVSSEHGPGLGKPHTGAANLALRTEFYRQRIKKLSSLNNNEALSIIKKFNIDSFDRISDKSVNIIPVNITYYPIRAKENAFNLISEKLMDGITERVREEIMTEGTMLLSGVDIDIRFGDPINIAIFMNHPHIQKDINSNTSFEFDDIIPSLEVLKKAAEDIMTRYMSDIYNMTTLNHDHLFSSLLKMIPAESIEAVDLKNRVYLAATLDIDKENLHIHSSLQENQIHLLTDDRYGKFSDFIKLAQEKGIIKIDNGIIKKDNSAFLSKPAFHQIRFENPVSVMANEVEPIDSIRPHLYRLALDTKFNIKRRIAFHLLSKGIESFDLDYEKFYISGESKNKDVGRPFLLEGDKRDTGILIIHGYMAAPLEVRALSEYLNKEGYWVYAPRLKGHGTSPLDLSTRKYLDWIESVEEGYAILKNFCSNVIVGGFSTGAGLALYLAAKIPDVTGVFAISPPLRLQDFMAKFMPALGAWNRIMGSAGFEGRKKNYFQNNPENPHINYLRNPALGILELEKLMDEVKDILPDVLIPTFIIQGHRDPVVNSKGSLNAYELIGSEDKEFSMYNFNRHGIINGEGSEIVFEALARFIKRTEKKATVSK, from the coding sequence ATGAACAGATTTGCTTTTCTAACTTCAACATATGCTTTAAAAAAAATGTATGATTTTTCAAAGGCAAAGATCATTATTTCTGACAGCGATAAAATTCCTTCAGGTCCCAATATTTTTGTAATCAACCATTTTACAAGAATAGAGACCCTCTTTCTTCCATTTCATCTGAATAAAATAACTTCAAAGCCCGTTTGGGCTCTTGCCGACAGCTCCCTTTTTACTGGGCCGCTTGAAGGTTTTCTCAGGCAGGCCGGCGCGGTATCGACCAAGAGTCCTGACAGAGATTTGCTCATCATCAAAAGCTTACTAATAGATGAAGCAGACTGGATAATATTTCCGGAAGGAAAGATGGTTAAGGACAAAAAGGTCTTTCATGAGGGCGAATATGTGGTCTCATCAGAGCATGGTCCCGGACTTGGAAAGCCGCACACAGGTGCGGCAAACCTTGCACTGAGAACCGAGTTTTACAGACAGAGAATCAAAAAGCTATCGTCTTTAAATAATAATGAGGCCCTCAGCATTATCAAAAAATTCAACATAGATTCATTTGATAGGATATCAGACAAAAGCGTCAATATTATCCCTGTCAATATCACCTACTATCCGATCAGAGCAAAGGAAAATGCCTTTAATCTGATTTCTGAAAAATTGATGGATGGAATCACAGAAAGAGTCAGGGAAGAAATAATGACTGAAGGTACAATGCTTCTTTCAGGTGTGGATATCGACATCAGATTCGGGGATCCGATTAATATTGCTATATTCATGAACCATCCTCATATCCAGAAAGACATTAATTCAAATACCTCTTTTGAATTTGACGATATCATACCGTCCCTAGAAGTCCTGAAAAAAGCCGCTGAAGATATAATGACAAGATACATGTCAGATATTTATAATATGACCACCCTCAACCACGATCATCTTTTTTCATCGTTACTTAAAATGATACCTGCAGAGTCAATTGAAGCTGTGGATCTGAAAAATCGTGTTTATTTAGCCGCAACACTTGATATAGATAAGGAGAACCTGCATATACATAGCAGTCTCCAGGAAAACCAGATACATCTTCTGACCGATGACCGTTATGGCAAATTCAGTGATTTCATAAAATTAGCCCAGGAAAAAGGAATTATAAAAATTGATAACGGTATAATTAAAAAGGATAATTCCGCATTCTTGAGCAAGCCTGCTTTTCATCAAATCAGATTCGAAAATCCGGTGTCTGTCATGGCCAACGAAGTTGAACCTATCGATTCAATCAGGCCACATCTATATAGACTTGCACTTGATACAAAGTTTAATATCAAAAGAAGGATTGCGTTCCATCTTCTATCAAAAGGGATTGAGTCCTTTGATCTTGATTATGAGAAATTTTATATTTCAGGCGAATCAAAAAACAAGGACGTAGGCAGACCGTTTCTCTTGGAAGGAGATAAGCGAGATACAGGCATTCTCATTATACATGGGTACATGGCAGCTCCTCTGGAGGTACGGGCTCTTTCCGAGTACCTGAATAAAGAAGGATACTGGGTTTACGCTCCGCGCCTCAAAGGACATGGAACGTCTCCTTTGGATCTTTCGACCAGAAAGTATCTTGATTGGATTGAGAGCGTTGAGGAAGGATATGCAATTCTGAAGAATTTCTGTTCAAATGTAATTGTCGGTGGATTCTCTACGGGAGCAGGATTGGCACTTTATCTTGCTGCCAAAATACCCGATGTAACCGGTGTATTTGCAATATCACCTCCTCTAAGACTCCAGGATTTTATGGCAAAATTTATGCCTGCCCTGGGTGCATGGAACAGGATAATGGGAAGTGCCGGTTTTGAAGGACGGAAAAAAAACTATTTTCAGAACAACCCGGAAAACCCTCACATAAACTATCTTAGAAACCCGGCACTTGGGATTCTGGAGCTGGAAAAACTCATGGATGAGGTCAAGGACATCCTGCCGGATGTACTGATACCTACGTTTATAATTCAAGGACACAGGGATCCGGTTGTGAATTCCAAGGGGTCGCTGAATGCATATGAACTTATTGGTTCAGAAGACAAGGAATTTTCAATGTATAATTTCAACAGACACGGAATAATCAATGGAGAGGGGTCTGAAATAGTTTTTGAAGCTCTTGCCAGATTCATAAAAAGAACTGAAAAAAAAGCCACGGTCAGCAAATAA